The Vitis vinifera cultivar Pinot Noir 40024 chromosome 12, ASM3070453v1 genome has a segment encoding these proteins:
- the LOC100256744 gene encoding uclacyanin 1, giving the protein MLRAQMSLAVTALLIQLGMAANYTVGGPNGGWDTSSNLQTWASAQTFIVGDNLIFQFTPNHDVLEVSKADYDSCSTSNPTQTYSSSPAVIPLSSPGKRCFICGMAGHCSQGMKIELDTLASSSPPSASPSSPPTSSPASPVTPPTSSPASPVTAPTSSPPLETPPPPKSTPTISPSSPSTTPTSSPAPSSDVPSAEPPTSSPRPSPSSAHKGSFEGSLIMGLGLMMTILLAL; this is encoded by the exons ATGCTGAGAGCACAAATGAGCTTGGCTGTTACAGCCTTGCTCATCCAACTGGGCATGGCAGCAAATTACACGGTTGGAGGTCCAAATGGTGGATGGGATACCAGCAGTAACCTGCAAACATGGGCATCTGCACAAACATTTATAGTTGGAGATAACTTGA tttttcaGTTCACACCGAATCATGATGTGCTTGAAGTTTCAAAAGCAGACTATGACAGCTGCTCAACAAGTAATCCTACTCAAACTTACAGCAGCAGCCCTGCAGTCATACCTCTCTCATCTCCAGGGAAGAGATGCTTCATCTGTGGAATGGCAGGACATTGTAGCCAAGGAATGAAGATCGAACTAGACACTCTTGCATCATCTTCCCCACCATCAGCTTCACCATCATCTCCTCCGACTTCATCACCTGCTTCCCCTGTCACTCCTCCAACTTCATCACCTGCTTCACCTGTCACTGCTCCCACTTCCTCTCCACCTTTAGAGACTCCTCCACCACCAAAATCTACTCCAACAATATCTCCTTCATCACCATCCACAACACCTACGAGTAGCCCTGCACCATCCTCTGATGTTCCTTCTGCTGAACCTCCAACAAGCTCCCCAAGACCATCCCCTTCATCAGCTCACAAAGGCAGTTTTGAAGGCAGTCTCATAATGGGGCTCGGTTTAATGATGACAATTCTTCTGGCCCTCTAa